Proteins from a genomic interval of Ornithodoros turicata isolate Travis unplaced genomic scaffold, ASM3712646v1 ctg00000945.1, whole genome shotgun sequence:
- the LOC135375778 gene encoding zinc finger protein 233-like produces MRLDWFARFLKFQQQEKAPFKISKATVEATKRLNNTAVVTMEDPPTERPPEKKFNRNAHLRLHKRTHNGEKPYKCDVCPAKFRRSSDMQRRKRTRTGEKPYKCDVCRAKFSRSGHLRDHKRTHTGEKPYKCDLCPAEFIQSTHLQHHKKKHMGEKPCKCDVCPAEFIQRSNLQCHKRTHTGEKPYKCGVCPAEFSRSGHLRDHKRTHT; encoded by the exons ATGCGGTTGGACTGGTTCGCCCGATTTTTGAAATTTCAGCAGCAAGAGAAAGCACCG TTCAAGATCAGCAAAGCAACGGTTGAAGCGACGAAACGATTAAACAACACTGCAGTAGTCACTATGGAAGATCCACCCACGGAACGACCTCCAGAAAAGA agttcaaccGGAATGCGCATCTACGGctgcacaagcggacacacaatggggagaagccatacaagtgtgacgtcTGCCCTGCAAAGTTCCGCCGGAGCAGTGACATGCAGCGCCGTAAGAGGACACGCAccggtgagaagccatacaagtgcgatgtctgtcGTGCAAAGTTCAGCCGGAGCGGGCACCTACGGGACCACAAGAGGACACACactggcgagaagccatacaagtgtgacctctgtcctgcagagttcatccAGAGTACGCACCTGCAGCATCACAAGAAGAAACACATGGGcgagaagccatgcaagtgcgatgtctgccctgcagagttcatccAGAGAAGTAACCTGCAGTGTCATAAGAGGACACACactggtgagaagccatacaagtgtggtgtctgccctgcggagttcagccggaGCGGGCACCTACGGGaccacaagcggacacacacttga